In a genomic window of Musa acuminata AAA Group cultivar baxijiao unplaced genomic scaffold, Cavendish_Baxijiao_AAA HiC_scaffold_1104, whole genome shotgun sequence:
- the LOC135666502 gene encoding probable nucleoredoxin 1-1: MATEKWHYNVVSLLSGTERDFLIRNNGEKVAISSLDGKKFGLFLSDNCYERIVTDDLIKVYNQLSSEGRDFEIVFVSCDSCEETFNRYFSDMPWLAVPFADSDTRERLHDHFGSFEEYYPAQLVIYDAAIGMVVNEEGLRAVAKYGVNGYPFTVKRFYELEAAAKKERSLRSLLVSQSRDYLISNDGSKVAVSDLEGKIVAFYFWINIPDKYGGPDKLTLVLAEIYRKLKEAGESFEVVLVPLEDDKSSYEQGLASMPWLAIPFEDEGCEKLVRYFELWPFQLPTVLVIGADGKIMLKNYDRLISKYGVLAWEAFPFSKEQLDLLPEKAKAAQTLESLLVAGDLDYVIGKEGLKVPVKELVGKTILLFFSIRRSGTCRGFLPHLIEEYHKIKRMDSAFEVVNISMDKDQDSFDQFFSGMPWLSLPFGDERKKSLERTFGVDIPYPSLVAIGPTGRTITRNAMYSLATHGADAYPFSEERIKELDQKIDEMAKGWPEKRKHEQHKHGKLEWSCLHGLYRCGDCHKIGSGWCYLCSMCSFGLHPKCALKEEKKEEEEHDEGSECDGEVYNDFEDSEDSEDSEDSDDYEDSEDSE, encoded by the exons ATGGCAACGGAGAAGTGGCATTATAATGTGGTGTCGCTGCTCTCCGGAACGGAGAGGGACTTTCTCATCCGTAACAATGGCGAGAAG GTAGCCATCAGCAGTCTTGACGGGAAAAAGTTTGGTCTCTTCTTGTCGGACAACTGTTACGAAAGAATCGTCACTGATGATCTGATCAAAGTATACAATCAGCTGTCCTCGGAGGGCCGCGATTTCGAGATTGTCTTCGTGTCATGTGATTCATGCGAGGAGACCTTCAATAGGTACTTCTCAGATATGCCATGGTTGGCAGTCCCATTTGCGGACTCCGACACACGCGAAAGACTACATGATCATTTCGGCAGTTTCGAGGAGTATTATCCCGCTCAGCTTGTCATCTATGATGCCGCTATTGGCATGGTCGTTAACGAAGAAGGTCTCCGAGCTGTGGCAAAATATGGTGTAAACGGGTATCCATTTACTGTTAAGAGGTTCTACGAGTTGGAGGCGGCTGCTAAGAAGGAACGGAGTCTTCGAAGTCTGTTGGTTTCGCAGTCCCGGGACTACTTGATCTCCAATGATGGATCCAAG GTTGCCGTGTCGGATCTCGAAGGAAAGATTGTGGCTTTTTACTTCTGGATTAATATTCCTGATAAATACGGCGGTCCCGATAAGTTGACTCTGGTGCTGGCTGAAATCTATAGGAAGCTTAAGGAAGCCGGGGAGAGCTTCGAAGTTGTGCTGGTGCCATTAGAGGATGATAAATCATCCTATGAACAAGGCCTGGCAAGCATGCCATGGCTCGCGATTCCTTTCGAAGACGAGGGCTGTGAGAAGCTTGTCCGCTACTTTGAGCTCTGGCCCTTCCAATTACCAACCGTGCTTGTGATCGGTGCCGATGGGAAGATTATGCTTAAAAATTACGATAGGCTCATCTCCAAGTATGGAGTTTTAGCATGGGAAGCATTCCCGTTCTCTAAGGAGCAACTGGATTTATTGCCAGAGAAGGCAAAGGCCGCACAAACACTGGAATCTCTTCTTGTTGCTGGGGACCTCGattatgtcattgggaaagaagGCTTGAAG GTTCCGGTGAAGGAGCTCGTTGGCAAGaccatcctcctcttcttctcgatTCGTAGGTCCGGTACATGTCGCGGATTTCTTCCCCATCTGATCGAGGAATATCACAAGATCAAGCGCATGGATAGTGCTTTCGAGGTGGTCAACATCTCGATGGACAAAGATCAGGATTCCTTTGATCAGTTTTTCTCTGGCATGCCATGGTTGTCGCTGCCGTTCGGTGATGAGAGGAAGAAATCTTTGGAACGCACTTTCGGAGTCGATATCCCCTACCCCTCCCTGGTTGCCATTGGTCCTACAGGTCGAACTATCACAAGGAACGCCATGTATTCGTTGGCGACCCATGGAGCCGATGCCTACCCGTTCAGCGAAGAGAGGATCAAGGAGTTGGACCAGAAGATAGACGAGATGGCAAAGGGATGGCCTGAGAAGAGGAAGCATGAGCAACACAAGCATGGGAAGTTGGAGTGGAGCTGCCTGCACGGCCTGTATAGGTGTGGTGACTGCCACAAGATTGGAAGTGGATGGTGCTACTTGTGCTCCATGTGCAGTTTCGGTCTCCACCCCAAATGTGCactgaaggaggagaagaaggaagaggaagaacatgATGAAGGATCTGAGTGTGATGGAGAGGTTTACAACGATTTCGAAGATTCTGAAGATTCCGAAGATTCCGAAGATTCCGACGATTATGAAGATTCTGAAGATTCTGAATAA
- the LOC135666519 gene encoding probable protein phosphatase 2C 11, whose product MDEMMKGQRGWRELAVLGDKMDKFTGLIEGLIWSPRGGYSSEHLDEWAYEEGPHSDFSGPTSGSTACVAVIRNNQLIVANAGDSRCVLSRKGRAISLSTDHKPYLVEEKERIVKAGGFIQAGRINGSLNLTRAIGDMEFKQNKFLPAEKQVVTCNPDINIVELCDDDEFLILACDGVWDCMINQQLVDFITEHIKTESCLSAVCERVLDRCLAPSTISEEGLDNMTMILVQFNKPIRPDAPHT is encoded by the exons ATGGATGAGATGATGAAAGGACAGAGAGGATGGAGGGAATTAGCTGTACTGGGGGACAAAATGGACAAGTTCACAGGTTTAATTGAAGGATTGATATGGTCCCCAAGGGGTGGTTATTCCAGTGAACATTTAGATGAATGGGCATATGAGGAG GGACCACATTCTGATTTCTCTGGACCGACATCTGGAAGCACAGCTTGTGTGGCAGTCATCAGAAACAACCAACTCATTGTTGCAAATGCTGGTGATTCTCGTTGTGTACTCTCGAGGAAGGGTCGG GCAATTAGTTTGTCAACAGACCACAAACCATATCTTGTTGAGGAGAAGGAAAGGATCGTAAAAGCAGGTGGTTTTATTCAAGCAGGACGAATAAATGGAAGCTTAAACCTCACTAGAGCAATTG GCGACATGGAATTCAAGCAAAATAAGTTTTTACCTGCTGAGAAGCAAGTTGTGACATGCAATCCAGACATAAACATT GTGGAGCTATGCGATGATGATGAATTTCTCATTTTAGCATGTGATGGAGTCTG GGATTGCATGATAAACCAGCAACTGGTGGATTTCATCACTGAGCATATAAAAACG GAGAGCTGCCTGTCTGCAGTATGTGAAAGAGTGTTGGACCGGTGTCTGGCACCATCCACCATTAGTGAAGAGGGATTGGACAACATGACGATGATACTGGTGCAATTTAATAAGCCGATCAGACCTGATGCTCCTCATACATAA
- the LOC135666503 gene encoding probable nucleoredoxin 1-2 has translation MTVRIVTDDLIKVYNQLSSEGRDFEIVFVSCDSCEETFNRYFSDMPWLAVPFADSDTRERLHDHFGSFEEYYPAQLIIYDASIGMVVNEEGLRAVAKYGVNGYPFTVKRFYELEAAAKKERSLRSLLVSPSRDYLISNDGSKVAVSDLEGKIVAFYFWYNIPDKYGRPNKLTLVLAEIYRKLKEAGESFEVVLVPLDDDKSSYEQGLASMPWLAIPFEDEGCEKLVRYFELWPFQLPTVLVIGADGKIMLKNYDRLISKYGVLAWEAFPFSKEQLDLLPEKAKAAQTLESLLVAGDLDYVIGKEGLKVPVKELVGKTILLFFSIRRSGTCRGFLPHLIEEYHKIKHMDSAFEVVNISMDKDQDSFEEFFSGMPWLSLPFGDERKKSLKRTFQADIIYPSLVAIGPTGRTITRNAMHSLATHGADAYPFSEERIKELEQKIDEMAKGWPEKRKHEQHKHGKLEWSCLHGLYMCRDCHKIGSGWCYLCSMCSFGLHPKCAPKEEKKEEEEHDEGSECDGEVYNDFEDSEDFEDSE, from the exons ATGACGGTGAG AATCGTCACTGATGATCTGATCAAAGTATACAATCAGCTGTCCTCGGAGGGCCGCGATTTCGAGATTGTCTTCGTGTCATGTGATTCATGCGAGGAGACCTTTAATAGGTACTTCTCAGATATGCCTTGGTTGGCAGTCCCATTTGCGGACTCCGACACACGCGAAAGGCTACATGATCATTTCGGCAGTTTCGAGGAGTATTATCCCGCTCAGCTTATCATCTATGATGCCTCTATTGGCATGGTCGTTAACGAAGAAGGTCTCCGAGCTGTGGCAAAATATGGTGTAAACGGGTATCCATTTACTGTTAAGAGGTTCTACGAGTTGGAGGCGGCTGCTAAGAAGGAACGGAGTCTTCGAAGTCTGTTGGTTTCGCCGTCCCGGGACTACTTGATCTCCAATGATGGATCCAAG GTTGCCGTGTCGGATCTCGAAGGAAAGATTGTGGCTTTTTACTTCTGGTATAATATTCCTGATAAATACGGCCGTCCCAATAAGTTGACTCTGGTGCTGGCTGAAATCTATAGGAAGCTTAAGGAAGCCGGGGAGAGCTTCGAAGTTGTGCTGGTGCCATTAGATGATGATAAATCATCCTATGAACAAGGCCTGGCAAGCATGCCATGGCTCGCGATTCCTTTCGAAGACGAGGGCTGTGAGAAGCTTGTCCGCTACTTTGAGCTCTGGCCCTTCCAATTACCAACCGTGCTTGTGATCGGTGCCGATGGGAAGATTATGCTTAAAAATTACGATAGGCTCATCTCCAAGTATGGAGTTTTAGCATGGGAAGCATTCCCGTTCTCTAAGGAGCAACTGGATTTATTGCCAGAGAAGGCAAAGGCCGCACAAACACTGGAATCTCTTCTTGTTGCTGGGGACCTCGattatgtcattgggaaagaagGCTTGAAG GTTCCGGTGAAGGAACTCGTTGGCAAGaccatcctcctcttcttctcgatTCGTAGGTCCGGTACATGTCGCGGATTTCTTCCCCATCTGATCGAGGAATATCACAAGATCAAGCACATGGATAGTGCTTTCGAGGTGGTCAACATCTCGATGGACAAGGATCAGGATTCCTTTGAGGAGTTCTTCTCCGGCATGCCTTGGTTGTCGCTGCCATTCGGTGATGAGAGGAAGAAATCTTTGAAACGTACTTTCCAAGCCGATATCATCTACCCCTCCCTGGTTGCCATTGGTCCTACAGGTCGAACTATCACAAGGAACGCCATGCATTCGTTGGCGACCCATGGAGCCGATGCCTACCCGTTCAGCGAAGAGAGGATCAaggagttggagcagaagatagacGAGATGGCAAAAGGATGGCCTGAGAAGAGGAAGCATGAGCAACACAAGCATGGGAAGTTGGAGTGGAGCTGCCTGCATGGCCTGTATATGTGTCGTGACTGCCACAAGATTGGAAGTGGATGGTGCTACTTGTGCTCCATGTGCAGTTTCGGTCTCCACCCCAAATGTGCaccgaaggaggagaagaaggaggaggaagaacatGATGAAGGATCTGAGTGTGATGGAGAGGTTTACAACGATTTCGAAGATTCTGAAGATTTCGAAGATTCTGAATAA
- the LOC135666467 gene encoding mediator of RNA polymerase II transcription subunit 14-like translates to MAAELGQQTVEFSALVRRAAEDSYLALKELVERSRAPEDQRSDSEKKIDLLKFIAKTRQRMLRLHVLAKWCRQVPLIQYCQQLAATLSSHDTCFTQTADSLFYMHEGLQHARAPIFDVPSAIEILLSGGYKRLPKCIEDLVIQTTLPEDEQKPTLKKLDTILRSKLLEVVLPKEISEVTISDGIAVLRVDGEFKVFLTLGYHGYLSLWRILHIELLVGEKSGTIKLEETRRYALGDDLERRMAATENPFLILYTVLHELCVALVMDTVLRQVQVLRQCRWKDAIRFELISDGTATQGANTSALQLAQDGELDSTGLKTPGLKIIYWLDADKNAGGSDFSSRPFLKLEPGKDTQIKCLHNSFVLDPLTGKEAIFSLDQSCIDLEKLLLKAIACNIHTRLFEIQRELSKSVNICRGTGDVVLKNDGSMVADLRKVSNE, encoded by the exons ATGGCGGCGGAACTGGGGCAGCAGACGGTGGAGTTCTCCGCCCTTGTGCGACGAGCCGCGGAGGATTCCTACCTCGCCCTCAAAGAGCTGGTGGAGCGGTCCCGGGCGCCGGAGGACCAGCGATCCGACTCCGAGAAGAAGATAGACCTCCTCAAGTTCATCGCCAAGACTCGGCAGCGGATGCTCCGCCTCCATGTGCTCGCCAAGTGGTGCCGACAG GTACCATTGATTCAGTATTGCCAACAACTTGCAGCAACACTTTCCAGCCATGATACTTGTTTTACCCAAACAGCAGATTCATTATTTTACATGCATGAAGGACTGCAGCATGCACGTGCTCCTATATTTGATGTTCCATCTGCTATTGAAATACTCCTCTCAGGAGGATATAAACGGCTGCCAAAATGTATAGAAGATTTGGTTATTCAGACTACACTGCCTGAGGATGAACAAAAGCCCACTTTAAAGAAGTTGGATACAATCCTCCGATCCAAACTGTTGGAGGTTGTACTTCCTAAAGAAATTAGTGAGGTAACTATTTCTGATGGTATTGCTGTTCTTCGTGTGGATGGGGAGTTTAAGGTTTTCCTTACCTTGGGTTACCATGGTTATCTGTCATTGTGGAGGATACTTCACATAGAGTTGCTTGTTGGGGAGAAGAGTGGAACTATTAAACTTGAAGAGACACGAAGATATGCTCTTGGGGATGATCTCGAGCGCCGAATGGCTGCAACCGAAAatccttttttaattttatacacAGTTCTCCATGAACTGTGTGTTGCCCTTGTTATGGACACTGTACTAAGGCAAGTTCAGGTACTACGTCAATGTAGGTGGAAGGATGCAATACGCTTTGAGCTTATCTCTGATGGCACTGCAACACAAGGAGCAAATACTAGTGCTTTGCAACTGGCCCAAGACGGTGAACTCGATTCAACTGGCCTAAAAACTCCTGGTTTGAAAATCATTTATTGGTTAGATGCTGACAAAAATGCCGGGGGATCTGATTTTAGTTCACGTCCATTTCTCAAACTTGAACCAGGGAAAGATACACAGATTAAGTGTCTACATAATTCCTTTGTATTAGACCCACTTACTGGCAAGGAAGCTATTTTTTCACTCGATCAAAGTTGCATTGATCTTGAGAAACTCCTGCTAAAAGCTATTGCATGCAATATACACACCCGTCTGTTTGAAATCCAGAGGGAGTTGAGTAAAAGTGTTAACATTTGTCGAGGTACAGGTGATGTTGTACTGAAGAATGATGGAAGTATGGTAGCAGATCTAAGAAAGGTTAGTAATGAATAA